CAATCACTTTTGTAATCAATTGGGATTTCAGTGGCTCATCATTTTTCCATCACGACTTTAGAAATCACTTTCCTAAACTCTTCTATCAAATTCATTTACTCACTTAATTGAACGATGAACCAAATGATAAGAAATAAACACTAAACAAGCGCTTTACTTTCTGATTTTATCCACCTTATTTTATTTGCTGAATGAGTAAATCCGTTCAAAATAATGACTTAAGCTACTATTTAAATGATGGGTTACAAAAATCACGGTTAAATCTGGCTCAGCTAATATTGTCTCTTCTATCAATTGAGCAGTTTTAGGATCCAAGCCACTCGTTCCTTCGTCAATTATTAGTAAATCTTGAGTATGTAACAAAGCCCGACCTAATTCGACACGTTGTGCTTGTCCTCCTGAGATATTAGCACCTTGCACCCCAAGCGCCTGTTGCTTGTCAAAACTAACTTCGTTTAAAATCATATCCCTCATAACCTTAGTGAGTCTATCATCATCAACATCTTCTTCTAACGTGAGATTAGCGACTAAACTCAAATCAAAGATAGTTGCTTTTTGCGATACATAAGCCCAATGATATTTTAGTTCATCATCATCGATTCTTTGTAACGATTGGTTATCAACTTGAATAACACCTGTAAAATCACGATAATTTTTCATCAAAATATTTAAAAATGTTGATTTACCTGAACCACTTTTCCCGACAATCGCATATTTCTTCCCTTTTTCAAATACCATATCAGGAATTTTAACCGTTACTTCAGGAAACTGATAGCTCACATCCGTAACAGTAATTTTTCGAGTAAACGAATAATCTTGATTAGCTTTAATCGTAACTTCATCATAAATAAGTGCTTCATCGATTTTATCCGAAATCTTTAGAGCAGAGATAAAGTTAGTCACTTCATCAATAAAAAAACTGGTATTGCCAAAAAAATTGCCCGTCAAATCACCAATTGCAAAAATTGTTCCA
This is a stretch of genomic DNA from Vagococcus zengguangii. It encodes these proteins:
- a CDS encoding ATP-binding cassette domain-containing protein — protein: MLYVENIKQKQLVTFKKSVIERIEQLSYEQFHERNTNEYSSWLTNDINLIEEQGFANFYRAISSATLLLLSAIAIFKFHWLLLAVSLVLSVLMMLIPKLFKQALEGNTARMSKSFEKYTATIDEWFKGFDTLYHYNHTQLLSQKLAGVIIGVKEEKQRLKKTQGMMYTAIRSSSVIAQYAIILVTGLMILAKKLSAGTIFAIGDLTGNFFGNTSFFIDEVTNFISALKISDKIDEALIYDEVTIKANQDYSFTRKITVTDVSYQFPEVTVKIPDMVFEKGKKYAIVGKSGSGKSTFLNILMKNYRDFTGVIQVDNQSLQRIDDDELKYHWAYVSQKATIFDLSLVANLTLEEDVDDDRLTKVMRDMILNEVSFDKQQALGVQGANISGGQAQRVELGRALLHTQDLLIIDEGTSGLDPKTAQLIEETILAEPDLTVIFVTHHLNSSLSHYFERIYSFSK